One segment of Terriglobales bacterium DNA contains the following:
- the smc gene encoding chromosome segregation protein SMC: MLKLKKLQILGFKSFCDRTELKFHGDGIAAIVGPNGCGKSNIADAITWVLGEQSAKTLRGSRMEDVIFAGTRDRKPLGMAEVSLTLIDPDVYESGNVVEPEIEIVNEMPQDDWDEAAMRAKEEQEAEEYIDEVRPGQTDPVTMEGATDQLSAAGESLTHTSDDLRSDPATPAPVADAPQTLTETDGSGATAAQPHVVLKIRRRKFNRVTFRKGEIVVTRRLFRSGDSEYLLNGKLCRLRDIQDIFMGTGLGPETYAIIEQGRIGQILSSKPTDRRAIIEEAAGITKFKTKKRLAEARLEEARLNLSRLNDIFEEVTRQMNSLKRQAAKAERYAKLREEMRAKLRLVLASKWTSLENQRSELQAELAALNEEIRTRSEAATQLENEQSVGRQRSYDIEEESRGLRERLAAITREVDRAFSRQRINEERCAELAARSEAAARDMSLASARLSELENERESNRQIFATLAAEVAIAQQEAAQCQDEVRRAAETLAEVERQQEQNRIAVMQLVSDASAIRNEVTQATERMVGYERESERLQREMAVAASQIEAFGGKRGQIAFEFESSAERVKALVRHIENTRSGIAENRAEEAECKRRLDGLRAEYATALGKKASLEAVIAEHGYSTESVRRLFQSGAVDRGFAPAGVLADFLEVEDRYEHVVDDFLRDELNYIVVKSWATADQGLELLRTDVDGRATFLVHPEDSQAKFSFSVDENGRQSPQRDSVVPLKNCIRVLNGFGKSLEVILPKLRDGYLAPTAEIARELALENPDAFFLAGSGECFHNVTVTGGKQRSEGPLAMKRELREVLKQAAGLENALREQERLAGSVAREITELTSLLDRLETERREAEQQAMTSGHMLQQLDSEVARSRERATLCEREMGQVAAFREELSELVAARRSELQERDQQRAGLERQIAAAQESLSVLRTSRDAALHNASQMMARVAGLEERQRGAAVTLERVESLIQEVAVRLEGLRAQNESATAEKQQREEENVALGEQLITLTAEREQAELRGVELESESTAMRDRLGEIENQLKAAREALDRVRDQRGEVAAHAAKLESDALHLSEASVNELGVAPAELLADQSLVVVTGEQLATEDEAHREMRTRLENMGPVNMMALEEFKETTERHTFLAAQRTDLFDSIENTQKTIKEIEQVSREKFEEAFAKINQNFEASFHKLFGGGSAFMRLTDEDNSMESGIDVIASPPGKKLQNVLLLSGGEKALTALALLVGIFQFQPSPFCILDEVDAPLDEANIGRFTDMVREMSLNTQFVIITHSKKTMGIAPVLYGVTMQEPGVSKLVSVRFSGLEKTQAMTA; encoded by the coding sequence TTGCTGAAACTGAAAAAGCTGCAGATTCTCGGCTTTAAATCCTTTTGTGACCGCACCGAGCTGAAATTTCATGGCGATGGGATTGCCGCCATTGTTGGCCCCAATGGGTGCGGAAAGTCCAACATTGCCGACGCCATCACCTGGGTTCTTGGCGAGCAGTCAGCCAAGACACTGCGCGGCAGCCGCATGGAAGACGTAATTTTCGCCGGGACGCGCGACCGCAAGCCACTGGGCATGGCCGAGGTGTCGCTGACGCTGATCGACCCGGATGTGTACGAGAGCGGTAACGTCGTCGAGCCGGAGATTGAAATTGTCAATGAAATGCCGCAGGACGACTGGGACGAAGCTGCGATGCGCGCGAAGGAGGAACAGGAAGCCGAAGAATACATTGATGAGGTCAGGCCCGGGCAAACCGATCCTGTCACGATGGAGGGCGCAACTGATCAGCTATCGGCAGCAGGCGAATCGCTGACTCACACTTCGGATGATTTGCGCTCCGATCCCGCGACCCCAGCTCCTGTCGCAGATGCTCCCCAAACCCTGACCGAAACCGACGGTAGCGGCGCAACGGCCGCGCAACCCCACGTGGTGCTCAAGATTCGGCGGCGTAAGTTCAATCGCGTCACATTCAGAAAAGGCGAGATCGTAGTGACGCGGCGCTTGTTTCGCTCGGGAGACAGCGAATATTTGCTGAATGGCAAGCTGTGCCGCTTGCGCGATATCCAGGACATCTTCATGGGCACCGGTCTGGGTCCCGAAACTTACGCGATTATCGAGCAGGGGCGCATCGGGCAGATTCTGAGCAGCAAGCCCACCGACCGGCGCGCCATCATCGAAGAAGCTGCCGGCATCACCAAATTCAAAACCAAGAAGCGTCTGGCGGAAGCGCGCCTGGAGGAGGCCAGGCTGAACCTGTCGCGCCTGAACGACATCTTCGAAGAAGTGACGCGGCAGATGAATTCCTTGAAGCGCCAGGCCGCCAAGGCCGAGCGCTATGCCAAGCTGCGGGAAGAAATGCGGGCCAAGCTGCGGCTCGTGCTGGCCAGCAAGTGGACATCCTTGGAGAACCAGCGGTCAGAGCTTCAGGCAGAGCTTGCCGCACTGAATGAGGAAATCCGCACCCGTAGCGAAGCTGCGACCCAACTGGAGAATGAACAGAGCGTAGGTAGGCAACGCAGTTACGACATCGAGGAAGAGTCACGCGGTCTCCGTGAACGCCTGGCGGCGATCACGCGCGAAGTGGACCGTGCCTTTTCCCGGCAACGAATCAATGAGGAGCGCTGCGCAGAACTGGCGGCTCGCAGCGAAGCGGCAGCACGTGACATGTCGCTAGCAAGCGCCCGTCTCTCTGAACTGGAAAACGAGCGCGAATCCAATCGGCAAATTTTCGCCACCCTGGCTGCCGAAGTAGCCATAGCGCAGCAGGAGGCGGCGCAGTGCCAGGACGAAGTCCGGCGGGCTGCCGAAACGCTGGCCGAAGTCGAACGTCAGCAGGAACAGAATCGAATTGCAGTGATGCAACTTGTGTCGGATGCATCCGCCATCCGTAATGAAGTCACTCAAGCCACCGAGCGGATGGTGGGCTATGAGCGCGAATCCGAACGCTTGCAACGTGAAATGGCCGTTGCAGCCTCCCAGATCGAAGCTTTTGGAGGGAAACGCGGGCAGATTGCCTTCGAATTTGAGTCGTCGGCAGAGCGCGTGAAAGCTTTGGTCAGGCACATTGAAAACACGCGGTCGGGAATTGCCGAAAATCGGGCCGAAGAAGCCGAGTGCAAACGCCGCCTGGATGGGCTGCGCGCAGAATATGCGACTGCGCTTGGCAAGAAAGCTTCCCTGGAGGCGGTGATTGCTGAGCACGGGTATTCAACCGAATCCGTGCGAAGGCTGTTTCAGTCGGGTGCGGTCGACCGCGGCTTTGCCCCGGCAGGTGTGCTCGCGGATTTCTTGGAAGTAGAAGACCGCTATGAGCACGTGGTAGACGATTTCTTGCGCGACGAACTGAACTACATCGTGGTGAAGTCGTGGGCGACGGCAGACCAGGGATTGGAATTGTTGCGCACCGATGTGGACGGACGCGCGACCTTCCTGGTCCATCCTGAAGATTCGCAGGCGAAGTTCTCCTTCTCCGTCGACGAGAATGGCCGCCAATCGCCCCAGCGCGACAGCGTGGTTCCGCTGAAGAATTGCATTCGCGTGCTGAATGGCTTCGGCAAGTCTCTTGAGGTGATCCTTCCCAAGCTGCGCGACGGTTATCTGGCGCCCACAGCTGAGATCGCTCGCGAGCTGGCACTGGAAAATCCGGATGCCTTTTTCCTCGCCGGCAGCGGCGAGTGTTTCCATAACGTGACTGTAACCGGCGGCAAACAGCGTTCCGAAGGACCCCTGGCCATGAAGCGCGAATTGCGCGAAGTATTGAAGCAGGCTGCCGGATTGGAGAACGCCTTACGCGAGCAGGAGCGCCTGGCAGGAAGCGTGGCCCGCGAAATTACTGAACTGACTTCCCTGCTGGACCGGTTGGAGACTGAACGACGCGAGGCTGAGCAGCAGGCCATGACCTCGGGGCACATGCTTCAGCAACTGGACAGCGAAGTGGCCCGCAGCCGCGAGCGCGCGACCCTATGCGAGCGGGAGATGGGGCAAGTTGCGGCATTCAGAGAAGAACTGAGCGAACTCGTTGCGGCTCGCCGGAGCGAGTTGCAAGAACGAGACCAGCAGCGGGCCGGCCTGGAGCGACAGATTGCAGCTGCGCAAGAGAGCCTCTCAGTCTTGAGAACTTCGCGAGATGCCGCGCTTCACAACGCATCGCAAATGATGGCGCGAGTGGCAGGGCTGGAGGAGCGTCAGCGCGGGGCCGCGGTCACGCTGGAGCGCGTGGAGTCATTGATCCAGGAAGTTGCTGTGCGCCTGGAGGGTTTGCGGGCACAGAACGAATCGGCAACAGCGGAGAAACAACAGCGCGAAGAAGAAAACGTCGCCCTGGGCGAGCAACTGATAACTCTGACGGCGGAGCGTGAGCAGGCTGAGCTGCGGGGGGTGGAGTTAGAGAGCGAGTCCACCGCGATGCGTGATCGCCTGGGGGAAATCGAGAACCAGCTGAAGGCCGCTCGCGAAGCGTTGGACCGAGTCCGGGATCAACGCGGCGAAGTGGCCGCACATGCCGCAAAACTGGAATCAGATGCCTTGCATCTGTCAGAGGCCTCCGTCAATGAGCTTGGAGTCGCACCCGCTGAACTGCTGGCCGACCAGAGCCTGGTCGTGGTTACGGGCGAGCAGTTGGCTACGGAAGACGAAGCCCATCGCGAGATGCGGACGCGTCTGGAGAACATGGGCCCGGTCAATATGATGGCTTTGGAGGAATTTAAGGAGACCACTGAGCGGCACACCTTCCTCGCCGCTCAACGTACAGACCTGTTCGACTCGATTGAAAACACGCAGAAAACCATCAAGGAAATCGAGCAGGTATCACGAGAGAAATTCGAAGAGGCATTTGCGAAAATCAATCAGAACTTTGAGGCGAGTTTCCACAAGTTGTTTGGTGGCGGCTCGGCATTCATGCGTCTCACCGATGAAGACAACAGTATGGAGAGCGGCATCGATGTCATCGCTTCAC